Genomic DNA from Thermosipho ferrireducens:
TTAACACTAATTTTCCTCCCTCTATTTCCTAAAATTTTTTTCAAATTCCCTATACTTTTAGAATCCATACTTTTCACAAGTGTTTTAGAATAAAAACCTGTTGAAGCACCCAACTGTACTAAAAATTGATTTTCAGACAATTTTATTGAGCTTAAATATTTGTAAAACTTAAGTAAAGGTAAAACTTTATAACGTTCCAAGATACTTAATTCATGATCAACATAATCTTCATATCCTTTTTTTAATCTTTCGACGAAGTTATCAAGTATTTCTGAATTTTTTATAAAATTACTATTCATAAATCTATAATCTATTACAATTTCTCCACGTAGTTTTATACCTTTATCCAAAACTTCATAGTACAAAGGGATAGATTTCTTATTTTCATTCAACTTTACAACTTCTATCATCTTAACCTTTAGATTTTTAACATCAATTGTTTCACTATCAAAAATTTTTAACATCCTAAAAGGTGATTCATTAGGAGTTCCAAATAACTCTCTATCAACAGTATCATCAAAAAATTTTGATTTTCCATATGAAGTTTTGAATAATTTCACAGAATATTTTTCTGTATACTTTGTACCTTTAATCAAAAAAGTCCTTATAGCTCCTTTTAAAGAAGAACCTGGTATGTAAGGCCTCCCAGCCGTTTTTACAAATTCATTTATTCTAAGGTTTCTTGGCAAATATCCTTTCAAACTATGTTTTATGTATTTTGAATAATCCACATTAAAAAACCTTAATACTTTTTTTATTTCTTCAGAACTTTCTAATATTTCTGGATATTCAATTAAATAATTAAGGAAATTTTCTTCTTGAGACATTAACTTCTGAAAATCTAAAACATATGCACTATTCCCATCTTTAATTACTTCGAAACTCTGAATAACTTCTCCTGAACAAATTGCCAATGGGGTAATTATTTCAAGTTCATACTTATATTTTTTTATTTTCATATTGTGCCTCCTTTATTAATTGGGATTAAATAGGCACGGCCAAATTTTAATACCTTATGTTTAAATAAATCCGGAGTTGTATCTAAAATTTTTCCAACTATTCTTCCTTCCAAAACACTTCCTTCTTCAAAGAATCTTATTAAAGGCTGTCTTTTGGTAGAATCGTAAA
This window encodes:
- the csm5 gene encoding type III-A CRISPR-associated RAMP protein Csm5 translates to MKIKKYKYELEIITPLAICSGEVIQSFEVIKDGNSAYVLDFQKLMSQEENFLNYLIEYPEILESSEEIKKVLRFFNVDYSKYIKHSLKGYLPRNLRINEFVKTAGRPYIPGSSLKGAIRTFLIKGTKYTEKYSVKLFKTSYGKSKFFDDTVDRELFGTPNESPFRMLKIFDSETIDVKNLKVKMIEVVKLNENKKSIPLYYEVLDKGIKLRGEIVIDYRFMNSNFIKNSEILDNFVERLKKGYEDYVDHELSILERYKVLPLLKFYKYLSSIKLSENQFLVQLGASTGFYSKTLVKSMDSKSIGNLKKILGNRGRKISVKLFPKTRRVIKEGNYWIPLGWAKITLN